The Candidatus Limnocylindrales bacterium genome includes a window with the following:
- a CDS encoding carboxypeptidase regulatory-like domain-containing protein, whose protein sequence is MKSWRKLGIAGLAAVALAFGVQRADARCIDPNTNTVETAADCRFATGGTGDVCRVAVGLPQDSSGTPFVDPKKIVCIDGEACDADGTADGTCTFRVGICVNVPNGGCDTAPITASLLSKPGVKEATNAFKTPLAVYNQITLENGLASLEGSAVNACTDADLPVKVNLKLKGACASGGGCTSDLECTADETDSCIFSAKKNKANVSFSVSDAADDYGVKFKLTCAPSATNPAHAFVIADSNDLIGGPLAMGRVGDFMIRNGNVRAVVRAPGRQHSFMLLNGGEIMDADLVRSDPSEDRDSFKGIQPEINICSSQATTNVDVLNAGTDPELSPAAIIESSGDDDLFDPIKPDVLVTAANSALTVPAEANDVDIPISVKTHLILSPYSNVIEMATTITNNGGSGTAHYFMGDFINPGGQLEPFGPGQGYGETQIRNGSNTASPGQTLDFLAFQGRMDAAGLTYGVVFPQAGASPQVGATKTGTFASSGVYAYVSNNNLFDTLFGNMNAKDQGGFAVTGNGGEKTFRRWFVIGKTISDVTKAHTEIFLRPKSALQGFVKDTDGNPVADAHVTLVKNGNTINGSCSPNTDCHDIFTSTLTDENGFYRFIIPAGDYDIYYRKGGTPYPGHDDVPTLLAGVITEEKKTTVAADLVLPKTGTVTVNVVDELGNPIAAKVSIVGPQASPDPLNREPFVIPQFGRFFGYDFEEKGDVFGLAEAKFADASGTTGTFDLEPGTYRVVVSHGYEYDADNQALVVTEGANTTINAVVRHVVDTTGFVSIDTHVHMINSPDSTITRERRITSMIAEGVDFFVNTDHDFIHSLADEISSMGVGSLIANSPSDEVTTSHYGHFNVWPLTVDSAQLAGGAIDWSAHLGIGTGYPSGGFYDSLPSEIFTVGAAYPGTQVVQVNHFNSGTLGHFNALGIDTAQNPPISSNDVYRCVGGPDAPTSGFGKPCQIRICLGGVNDGNTCTGAGDCTGGTCGAGSACQAPGVCTAAGNLSSYLRLPPSSTNLYGDNFTALEVWIEASRGQTALLRGDNMADWFNLLSQGRFRAGTADSDTHSSISVQAGGPRTFVASSTDAPGSISAEELAQNVNGMRAIGSNGPFMRVSLNGTASQALGSPRTTTYLPGVDANTISVHVEAPTWAEYDTIDVYINSPTSCQSEWTFFGSVNPSKCSTVVPQKTLTKALVADATHFTVGTSTGVSGFGTRLVSDVSIPVTVAADSWVVVVVRGTDGVSHPLFPIEPQDISETGNDTLSQLTDGGAALPWNLNESGQLALAYSNPLFFDDGDNTCTFSNGSAACPL, encoded by the coding sequence ATGAAAAGTTGGAGAAAGCTCGGCATCGCCGGGCTCGCAGCAGTCGCTTTGGCTTTTGGCGTTCAGCGGGCGGATGCGCGGTGCATCGACCCCAACACGAATACGGTCGAAACCGCGGCCGATTGCCGCTTTGCCACCGGTGGTACGGGCGATGTCTGCCGCGTTGCAGTCGGCCTCCCGCAGGACTCTTCTGGAACGCCGTTCGTCGATCCCAAGAAGATCGTCTGCATTGACGGCGAGGCTTGCGACGCCGACGGCACCGCCGACGGCACGTGCACGTTCCGCGTCGGCATCTGTGTGAACGTACCGAACGGCGGCTGTGACACCGCTCCCATTACGGCGTCCCTGCTCAGCAAGCCGGGCGTCAAGGAAGCCACCAACGCGTTCAAAACGCCTCTGGCCGTCTATAACCAGATCACGCTGGAGAACGGACTGGCCAGTCTCGAAGGCTCGGCGGTCAACGCATGCACCGACGCCGACCTGCCGGTCAAGGTGAATCTCAAGCTCAAAGGCGCGTGCGCGAGCGGCGGCGGCTGTACGAGCGACCTCGAATGTACCGCCGACGAGACCGACTCGTGCATTTTCTCGGCGAAGAAGAACAAGGCGAACGTCTCGTTCAGCGTAAGCGACGCCGCGGATGACTACGGCGTCAAGTTCAAGCTGACCTGCGCGCCGTCGGCGACCAATCCGGCGCATGCCTTCGTGATCGCGGACTCCAACGACCTGATCGGCGGCCCGCTCGCGATGGGCAGGGTCGGCGACTTCATGATCCGCAATGGCAACGTGCGCGCCGTCGTACGCGCGCCGGGCCGCCAGCACTCGTTCATGCTGCTCAACGGCGGCGAGATCATGGACGCGGATCTCGTGCGCAGTGACCCCTCCGAGGATCGCGACAGCTTCAAGGGCATCCAGCCGGAGATCAACATCTGCTCGTCACAGGCGACGACCAACGTCGACGTGCTCAACGCCGGAACGGATCCGGAGCTCTCGCCGGCCGCGATCATCGAGTCGAGCGGCGACGACGATCTGTTCGACCCGATCAAGCCCGACGTCCTCGTGACCGCGGCCAACAGCGCGCTGACCGTGCCCGCCGAAGCCAACGACGTCGACATCCCGATCTCCGTGAAAACGCACCTGATCCTGAGCCCGTACTCGAACGTCATCGAGATGGCGACGACGATCACGAACAACGGGGGCAGCGGCACCGCCCACTACTTCATGGGCGACTTCATCAATCCCGGTGGTCAGCTCGAGCCGTTCGGGCCCGGGCAGGGCTACGGCGAAACGCAGATTCGAAACGGCAGCAACACGGCATCGCCCGGGCAGACGCTCGACTTCCTTGCGTTCCAGGGACGCATGGACGCCGCCGGCCTGACGTACGGTGTCGTCTTCCCGCAGGCTGGCGCATCGCCGCAGGTGGGCGCGACCAAGACCGGGACTTTCGCATCCTCGGGCGTGTACGCCTACGTGAGCAACAACAACCTGTTCGACACGCTGTTCGGGAACATGAACGCCAAGGACCAGGGTGGCTTTGCCGTCACCGGCAATGGAGGTGAGAAAACCTTCCGCCGCTGGTTCGTGATCGGGAAGACGATCTCCGACGTGACGAAGGCTCATACCGAGATTTTCCTGCGGCCGAAGTCCGCTCTTCAGGGATTCGTGAAAGACACCGACGGCAATCCGGTCGCCGATGCGCACGTGACCCTGGTCAAGAACGGCAACACCATCAACGGCTCCTGCAGTCCCAACACGGACTGTCACGACATCTTCACGTCCACGCTGACCGATGAAAACGGGTTCTACCGCTTCATCATTCCGGCGGGCGATTACGACATCTACTACCGCAAGGGCGGGACGCCGTATCCGGGTCACGACGACGTTCCGACGCTGCTGGCGGGAGTCATCACGGAAGAGAAGAAGACCACGGTTGCGGCGGATCTCGTGCTGCCAAAGACCGGTACGGTAACCGTCAACGTCGTGGACGAGCTCGGGAACCCGATCGCAGCGAAAGTTTCGATCGTCGGACCGCAGGCAAGTCCTGACCCGCTCAACAGAGAGCCGTTCGTCATTCCCCAGTTCGGCCGCTTCTTCGGTTATGATTTCGAGGAGAAGGGCGACGTATTCGGCCTTGCGGAAGCGAAGTTCGCCGATGCAAGTGGCACGACCGGCACGTTCGACCTCGAGCCGGGCACGTACCGCGTGGTCGTCTCGCACGGTTACGAATACGACGCCGACAATCAGGCACTGGTGGTGACCGAAGGCGCCAATACGACGATCAATGCGGTGGTGCGCCACGTGGTCGATACGACCGGCTTCGTGTCGATCGATACCCACGTTCACATGATCAACAGCCCGGACAGCACGATCACCCGCGAGCGCCGCATCACGTCGATGATCGCCGAAGGCGTGGATTTCTTCGTGAACACCGATCACGATTTCATCCATTCGCTGGCGGACGAGATCTCGAGCATGGGCGTCGGCTCGCTGATCGCGAACTCTCCGTCGGACGAAGTCACGACCAGCCACTACGGTCATTTCAACGTCTGGCCGCTGACGGTCGATAGCGCCCAGCTTGCCGGCGGTGCGATCGACTGGAGTGCCCATCTCGGGATCGGAACCGGCTACCCGTCCGGTGGGTTCTATGATTCGCTGCCGAGCGAGATCTTCACCGTCGGTGCTGCGTATCCGGGCACGCAGGTTGTCCAGGTCAACCACTTCAACAGCGGGACGCTCGGCCACTTCAATGCGCTCGGCATCGATACCGCGCAGAACCCGCCGATCAGCAGCAATGACGTGTATCGTTGCGTTGGCGGACCCGACGCGCCGACGAGCGGTTTTGGCAAGCCTTGCCAGATCCGGATCTGCCTTGGTGGCGTCAACGACGGCAACACCTGCACCGGTGCCGGCGACTGTACCGGTGGAACGTGCGGGGCCGGTAGCGCCTGTCAGGCGCCCGGAGTCTGCACGGCGGCCGGTAACCTCAGCAGTTACCTCCGCTTGCCGCCGAGCTCGACCAACCTGTACGGTGACAACTTCACGGCCCTCGAGGTCTGGATCGAAGCCAGCCGCGGGCAGACTGCGCTGCTGCGCGGTGACAACATGGCCGACTGGTTCAACCTGCTGAGCCAGGGCCGTTTCCGCGCCGGCACGGCGGACTCGGACACGCACAGCTCGATCTCGGTCCAGGCAGGCGGTCCGCGTACGTTCGTCGCATCGTCGACGGATGCGCCGGGGTCCATCAGCGCGGAAGAGCTCGCGCAGAACGTCAACGGGATGCGTGCCATCGGATCGAACGGCCCGTTCATGCGAGTCTCGCTCAACGGAACGGCGTCCCAGGCGCTGGGCAGCCCGCGGACGACCACGTACCTGCCGGGCGTAGACGCGAACACGATCTCGGTTCATGTCGAGGCTCCGACGTGGGCCGAATACGATACGATCGACGTGTACATCAACTCGCCCACGAGCTGTCAGTCGGAGTGGACGTTCTTCGGATCCGTCAATCCGTCGAAGTGCTCGACGGTGGTTCCGCAGAAGACGCTGACGAAGGCGCTGGTTGCGGACGCGACGCACTTCACCGTCGGGACATCGACAGGCGTTTCGGGCTTCGGCACGCGCCTGGTCTCCGACGTTTCCATTCCGGTGACGGTCGCGGCCGACTCGTGGGTCGTCGTGGTCGTGCGCGGCACCGATGGCGTGTCGCATCCGCTGTTCCCGATCGAGCCGCAGGACATCAGCGAGACCGGCAACGACACGCTGTCGCAGCTCACCGATGGCGGCGCGGCGCTGCCGTGGAACCTGAACGAGAGCGGCCAGCTTGCGCTCGCGTACTCGAACCCGCTGTTCTTCGACGACGGCGACAACACGTGCACTTTCAGCAATGGAAGTGCAGCCTGTCCGCTCTGA